In the genome of Fulvivirga maritima, one region contains:
- a CDS encoding sialate O-acetylesterase — protein MKTKLKKYSLLLILFIMSTALADAKVKLPKVLADHMVIQRNQPITIWGWADKGEQITVEFNGEKATTKAKKNGEWQVELPAMKHGGPYTLTVKGEGDPVILNDILIGDVWICSGQSNMEMPIDGWGTVDNAAKEIKNADHPNIRLLTVEQDRSFSPKENIKKGEWKVCTPENIPSFSAAGYFFGRKINKELDVPIGLISTNWGGTYIQAWTSWDAISKDPEYKDLDPVEYEKQLKKWEENRVAYLKAIEDDPGLKERWFAPETNTQGWEKIKMPRQFEQSVIGNVDGIVWYRYDFDINEDPTNQKAVLSLGAIDDYDKTYVNGKLVGDQGGWNTTRFYELPKGLLKKGKNTIIIRMYDTGGGGGTTASPEEFYLSLDGEKLSLVGDWQFKATVTTAMYDVKDSGPNSFPSQLYNAMIAPLLNLHITGAIWYQGEANTYEAYHYRTMFPAMIRNWREKWGHEFPFIWAQLANYMAAKPQPDNSEWAELREAQHMALSLPKTGEAVLIDVGLANDIHPTNKQDVGLRLALSALKVAYNKDIVYSGPTYESMEVKGNEVVLSFSNTGSGLTTKDKYGYVRGFAIAGNDKQFHWAKARIEGDKVIVYSDEVSDPKAVRYAWADNPDDANLYNKEGLPASPFRTDSWKGLTEH, from the coding sequence ATGAAAACTAAACTAAAAAAATACAGCCTGCTGCTTATCTTATTCATAATGAGTACAGCACTGGCTGATGCCAAAGTGAAATTACCCAAGGTATTAGCGGATCATATGGTGATTCAGCGAAACCAACCCATCACCATCTGGGGATGGGCTGATAAGGGTGAGCAAATAACCGTAGAGTTTAATGGAGAAAAGGCTACTACTAAAGCTAAAAAAAATGGTGAATGGCAAGTAGAGTTGCCTGCTATGAAGCACGGTGGACCCTATACACTTACGGTTAAAGGAGAAGGCGATCCTGTGATTCTTAATGATATTTTAATAGGTGATGTGTGGATCTGTAGTGGGCAGTCTAACATGGAAATGCCTATAGATGGATGGGGCACTGTAGACAACGCTGCTAAGGAGATAAAAAATGCTGATCATCCGAACATTCGTTTACTGACTGTGGAGCAGGATAGAAGCTTCTCACCTAAAGAAAATATTAAAAAAGGCGAATGGAAGGTGTGTACACCTGAGAATATTCCTTCTTTTTCGGCAGCAGGCTATTTCTTCGGCAGAAAGATTAATAAAGAGCTAGATGTGCCCATTGGGCTTATCAGTACTAACTGGGGAGGTACCTACATTCAGGCCTGGACCAGCTGGGATGCTATCAGTAAAGATCCTGAATATAAAGACCTGGACCCTGTTGAATATGAGAAGCAGCTGAAGAAGTGGGAAGAAAACAGAGTGGCTTATTTAAAAGCGATTGAAGACGATCCCGGATTAAAAGAACGATGGTTTGCTCCTGAGACCAATACACAAGGTTGGGAAAAGATAAAAATGCCGCGCCAGTTTGAGCAGTCTGTAATAGGTAATGTAGATGGAATAGTATGGTATCGTTATGATTTTGATATTAACGAAGACCCAACCAATCAAAAGGCCGTACTTAGCCTGGGCGCCATAGATGATTATGATAAGACATATGTAAATGGCAAACTGGTAGGAGACCAAGGGGGCTGGAATACTACCAGATTCTATGAATTACCCAAAGGCCTATTAAAAAAAGGTAAAAACACTATTATAATAAGAATGTATGATACCGGTGGTGGAGGTGGCACCACAGCTTCTCCGGAGGAATTCTACCTTTCATTAGATGGTGAAAAGCTAAGTTTAGTGGGCGACTGGCAGTTTAAAGCTACTGTAACTACTGCTATGTATGACGTGAAAGACTCAGGTCCTAATTCTTTTCCATCTCAATTATATAATGCTATGATAGCACCATTACTCAACCTTCATATTACCGGTGCTATCTGGTATCAGGGAGAGGCCAATACCTATGAGGCATACCATTACCGTACTATGTTTCCTGCTATGATACGTAACTGGAGAGAAAAATGGGGGCATGAATTTCCATTTATCTGGGCTCAGCTAGCGAACTATATGGCCGCTAAACCTCAGCCAGATAATAGTGAATGGGCAGAGCTGAGGGAGGCACAGCATATGGCATTATCATTACCTAAAACAGGAGAGGCGGTTTTAATAGATGTAGGTCTGGCCAATGATATTCACCCTACCAATAAGCAAGATGTAGGCTTAAGACTTGCGCTTAGTGCACTTAAGGTAGCTTATAATAAAGACATCGTTTATTCTGGCCCTACTTATGAATCAATGGAAGTAAAGGGAAATGAGGTGGTTTTATCTTTTTCTAACACCGGCAGCGGGCTTACTACTAAAGATAAATATGGTTATGTAAGAGGTTTTGCTATAGCTGGTAACGATAAGCAGTTTCACTGGGCTAAAGCAAGAATAGAAGGAGATAAAGTAATAGTATATAGTGATGAAGTGTCTGATCCTAAAGCCGTAAGATATGCCTGGGCAGATAATCCTGATGATGCTAATTTATATAATAAAGAAGGATTGCCTGCATCACCGTTTAGAACTGATAGCTGGAAAGGGCTAACTGAGCATTAA
- a CDS encoding ATP-binding response regulator — MRRVDTKSEYIEALKEFHPQLIISDHSLPQFTGMEALEISKNMGIKVPFILITGAVSEEYAVSCFKKGIDDYILKSSLCRLPVSIKNILKKYENIRQKKEYQKSLIRQNEHLKKINSELDNLVYSVSHKLRGPLATIGGIINVAQNEVGNSNFDSGLYFNLIKDRLSLMDRTIKQILEYSRNSRTEIDVEQVSIITLINEVWKSISYLPMWDRVMLELDIAPELNWTGDKHRIMVIIHNLLVNAVKFADHNKVANWLKIEAVEVESRLRVTIEDNGIGIPQENISKIYDMFYRASEQGEGAGLGLYVVKEAVKKLKGSIKIESEYRDGTKVILNLPTRYKTHNSTEAILEILR, encoded by the coding sequence TTGAGAAGGGTTGATACTAAAAGTGAGTATATAGAAGCGCTCAAGGAATTTCATCCGCAGCTTATTATCTCTGATCATTCATTACCTCAATTTACAGGGATGGAAGCATTAGAAATAAGTAAAAATATGGGCATTAAGGTGCCTTTTATTCTTATTACAGGAGCCGTTTCTGAAGAATATGCGGTGAGCTGCTTTAAAAAGGGAATAGATGATTATATTCTCAAAAGCAGCTTATGTCGTTTGCCTGTATCTATCAAGAATATTCTTAAGAAATATGAGAATATCAGGCAAAAAAAGGAATATCAAAAATCATTAATTCGGCAAAACGAACATCTGAAGAAAATTAATAGTGAGCTGGATAACTTGGTTTACAGTGTTTCGCACAAATTAAGAGGGCCGCTGGCTACTATTGGAGGTATTATTAATGTAGCTCAGAATGAAGTGGGTAATTCTAATTTTGATTCGGGGCTGTATTTCAACCTTATTAAGGATCGCTTAAGTCTTATGGATAGAACTATTAAGCAGATTCTGGAGTACTCAAGAAATTCTCGTACAGAAATAGATGTAGAGCAAGTAAGCATTATCACCTTAATAAATGAGGTTTGGAAGAGCATTTCTTATCTGCCTATGTGGGATAGGGTAATGCTGGAGCTGGATATTGCACCTGAACTTAACTGGACAGGAGATAAACATCGTATCATGGTGATTATTCATAACCTGTTAGTTAATGCCGTGAAGTTTGCAGATCATAATAAAGTAGCAAATTGGCTAAAAATAGAGGCAGTAGAGGTGGAAAGCAGGCTTAGGGTAACCATAGAAGATAATGGCATAGGTATACCTCAAGAGAATATTTCAAAAATATATGACATGTTTTACCGAGCCTCCGAACAGGGCGAAGGTGCAGGCTTAGGACTTTATGTGGTAAAAGAAGCCGTTAAAAAACTAAAAGGCAGCATTAAAATAGAAAGTGAATACAGAGATGGAACCAAGGTAATTCTCAACCTTCCTACTCGTTATAAAACACATAATTCTACTGAAGCTATTCTGGAAATTCTCAGGTAA
- a CDS encoding response regulator, with amino-acid sequence MQNALSLLLIDDDMDEHDLFSFALEKVSSKLDVRVYGVTSGKEAFSFLKQSDTPPPEFIFIDHNMPFLSGKDCLEIIRSFPGMQSCVCIIYSSAEPQNTYELKSLGASHFFVKPINIRNFSEILENLLCKQDELPFIIT; translated from the coding sequence ATGCAAAACGCTTTAAGTCTGTTGTTGATAGATGACGACATGGATGAACATGACTTATTTTCTTTCGCATTGGAGAAAGTGTCATCTAAGTTGGACGTAAGGGTATATGGGGTAACGAGTGGAAAAGAAGCATTTTCTTTTCTGAAGCAATCAGACACACCTCCTCCTGAGTTTATTTTCATTGATCATAACATGCCGTTTTTATCTGGAAAAGATTGTTTAGAGATCATCCGTTCTTTCCCTGGCATGCAATCTTGTGTCTGCATTATTTATAGCTCTGCGGAGCCTCAAAACACCTATGAGCTTAAGTCATTAGGGGCCTCTCATTTCTTCGTAAAACCTATTAACATCAGAAACTTCAGCGAAATATTAGAAAACCTCCTCTGCAAACAGGATGAGCTGCCCTTTATCATTACCTGA
- a CDS encoding TonB-dependent receptor, which produces MKLLFTTVIFLTTLSLSYGQQINGKVVDGDSRAVEEAYILNYRSGNHTHTDHFGRFLMARVSLGDTLVVSHIGYEPATVVITNLNAPLQVSIQEKVISLDEILVSPEMDAINVLTDINLKTTPVNSSQELLRKVPGLVIGQHAGGGKAEQMFLRGFDIDHGTDISISVDGMPVNMVSHAHGQGYADLHFLIPEAIDKIDFGKGPYYAGQGDFNTAGYVGFKTKEKLDNSLVKLEAGQFNTQRFLGMFQVVEQEDHSAYVAMDYNLTDGPFESSQNFNRLNMLAKYTGRVSATDKISISASHFTSSWDASGQIPQRAIDSGLISRFGAIDDTEGGTTSRTNLIFNYVKTIDEKTFVKSTAFYTKYDFELFSNFTFFLDDPENGDQIRQFESRDMFGANSEYNHTLNLLGNEALFQWGAGFRNDQSNGNELSHTLNRTTTLDTLALGDINETNLYSYVNLSYHLGKWVINPALRVDYFKFNYNDQLVTAYETQSESEAIVSPKLNILYNPSRQLQLYLKSGKGFHSNDARVVVAENGNEILPAAWGSDIGAIWKPTPKLILNAAYWYLHLDQEFVYVGDAGVVEPSGKTRRTGVDLSVRYQPVSWLYWDTDVNYTLARSVDEPEDSDYIPLAPDFTVMSGISVIHPSGIYGGARLRYIDDRPANEDNSIVAEGYTVVDLNLGYQWKNFDFGINIQNLFDTDWNETQFATESRLQNEPAPVEEIHFTPGAPFWFKGSVTYKF; this is translated from the coding sequence ATGAAATTACTTTTTACTACTGTTATTTTCTTAACTACTCTATCCCTTAGTTATGGGCAGCAAATCAACGGAAAAGTCGTTGATGGGGATAGTAGGGCTGTAGAAGAAGCCTATATTCTGAATTATCGTTCAGGAAATCATACACACACAGATCACTTTGGCAGGTTTTTAATGGCCAGAGTTTCTCTAGGAGATACATTGGTAGTGAGCCATATTGGCTATGAACCCGCTACCGTGGTGATTACTAATTTAAATGCCCCGCTGCAGGTCAGTATCCAGGAGAAGGTGATCTCTTTAGATGAAATACTGGTATCTCCAGAGATGGATGCTATCAACGTACTTACAGATATTAACCTTAAAACTACTCCTGTTAACTCATCTCAGGAATTACTTAGAAAAGTGCCTGGGTTGGTAATTGGTCAGCATGCTGGTGGTGGTAAGGCTGAGCAAATGTTTTTAAGAGGCTTTGATATTGATCACGGTACTGATATAAGCATCTCAGTAGATGGTATGCCGGTAAATATGGTGTCTCATGCTCACGGTCAAGGTTATGCTGACTTGCACTTTCTTATTCCTGAAGCCATAGATAAAATTGATTTTGGAAAAGGACCTTATTATGCCGGACAAGGTGATTTTAACACCGCCGGTTATGTTGGCTTTAAAACCAAAGAAAAACTGGATAACAGCCTGGTAAAGCTAGAGGCTGGTCAGTTTAATACACAACGATTTTTAGGAATGTTTCAGGTGGTAGAGCAAGAAGATCATTCTGCTTATGTGGCTATGGATTATAACCTTACTGATGGACCTTTTGAGAGCTCACAGAATTTCAATCGCTTAAATATGCTTGCCAAATATACAGGTAGGGTATCAGCTACTGATAAAATTTCAATATCAGCCTCTCATTTTACCAGCTCGTGGGATGCTTCCGGTCAAATACCTCAAAGAGCGATAGACAGTGGTCTTATCTCCAGGTTTGGAGCTATAGATGATACTGAAGGAGGAACTACGAGCAGGACGAACCTCATTTTTAACTATGTTAAAACCATAGATGAGAAGACTTTTGTAAAGAGTACCGCTTTTTATACCAAATATGACTTTGAGCTGTTTTCAAACTTTACTTTCTTCTTAGATGATCCCGAAAATGGAGATCAGATCCGTCAGTTTGAGAGCAGAGATATGTTTGGTGCCAATAGCGAATATAACCATACCTTAAATCTATTGGGTAATGAAGCCCTGTTTCAGTGGGGTGCGGGCTTTAGAAATGACCAAAGTAATGGCAATGAACTGTCTCATACACTAAACAGAACTACCACTTTAGATACATTGGCATTAGGTGATATTAATGAAACCAACCTGTATAGTTACGTTAACCTGAGTTATCATTTAGGGAAATGGGTAATCAACCCGGCGTTAAGGGTAGATTATTTTAAGTTCAATTACAATGATCAGCTGGTTACAGCCTATGAAACACAATCAGAATCTGAAGCCATAGTAAGCCCTAAGTTGAATATTCTTTATAATCCTTCTCGTCAGTTACAACTTTACTTGAAGTCAGGTAAAGGGTTTCATTCTAATGATGCCAGAGTGGTGGTGGCTGAGAATGGAAATGAAATACTGCCGGCGGCCTGGGGAAGTGACATCGGCGCTATTTGGAAGCCAACTCCTAAGTTGATTTTAAATGCCGCTTACTGGTACCTTCATTTAGATCAGGAATTTGTGTACGTGGGTGATGCTGGTGTGGTAGAGCCTAGCGGTAAAACCAGAAGAACAGGTGTTGACTTAAGTGTGAGGTATCAACCCGTATCATGGTTGTACTGGGATACAGATGTAAATTATACGTTAGCACGCTCAGTTGATGAGCCTGAAGATAGTGATTACATTCCATTGGCTCCTGATTTTACTGTTATGAGTGGTATCAGTGTTATTCACCCTTCAGGAATTTATGGAGGAGCCAGACTTCGATATATTGATGACAGGCCAGCTAACGAAGATAATTCAATTGTAGCCGAAGGATATACCGTGGTAGATCTGAACCTGGGCTACCAGTGGAAGAATTTTGACTTTGGTATCAATATCCAAAATTTATTTGATACAGACTGGAATGAAACTCAATTTGCAACAGAATCAAGATTGCAAAACGAGCCTGCTCCTGTAGAAGAAATCCATTTTACTCCCGGAGCACCATTTTGGTTCAAAGGCTCAGTAACTTATAAGTTTTAA
- a CDS encoding AAA domain-containing protein: MVSSQLSKAIHYFFDCYRSDNRELSIFDFLDNKVENRLIIEGREELLTGDAPIIPIEDEVAVSIRKKLEVYQKEKELLYAAFFVCGYYTNTSGEQKRLCSPLVYYNAEIEQREDFYYLSVKPDSRKINYPLVNLLTESGTNDQLYDQLHDRLPHELMPFDKIAGVIELCNNFFDQVDAQSLYGYPDNLSLKEIKKVISSLKSNKAGKLKLVPASMLGVVAKSSNTRGVLNELKEMITEEEYSAPLQYLLDENPAISSTSGDYIKGRIPVILSEAQQVILKSGAEHPVTMIVGPPGTGKSYTIGALAIEHMSRGESVLIASRTDEAVDVIISKVASQLGIDRCVIRGGRKRRYLTPLMRFLKALLSRANKLRYLIEEFGIAGRMDAFKLAKRITELKGKLQELEEDTRTLEESLILEVDNEMRWGDYLSKEREGLWNWLKTEYLDLRNRYQTPVWKISERLGEADEQKIEQTLELIKLKYVFQILEVLEHNWNDIKQFREGLGLASDTETLKLFSKIDFKAILKAFPIWAVTMADVKDVLPFTKEMFDVVIIDEATQCDIASCLPLMQRAKRVVFAGDPCQLKHVSFLSTDLQTIFREKHGLQAMNPEHLNDRSKSILDLVMSKLHSGDQIAMLDEHFRSVEPIIAFSNQQFYDNNLHIMTSRPDHQPDSIVMEMCEGKREKRGYNEKEASLIIKRIRTLIDEEEGLEAGIATSVGILSPFRGQVDYLGELLVNAFTISEIEKHQLRVGTAYSFQGEERDIMHLSFAVDKDTHHSAFIHLNKEDVFNVSITRARQRQYLYLSIKPEELKKESLFSMYVQSVNKQRLKYQNEDAELHDRFLDEVSEALTEAGINEMWPNYQVAGLSMDLLLKKENRYIGVDLIGFPGAYESAYGVERYRILHRAGIKVFPLPYSDWYFEREETLKALNLFINN; this comes from the coding sequence ATGGTTTCTAGTCAATTATCAAAAGCAATTCATTATTTTTTTGATTGTTACAGGTCAGATAATCGTGAGCTTTCTATCTTCGATTTTTTAGATAATAAGGTTGAAAATCGCCTGATAATAGAAGGTAGAGAAGAGCTACTTACAGGTGATGCCCCCATCATCCCTATTGAAGATGAAGTGGCGGTAAGCATCCGAAAAAAACTTGAAGTGTACCAAAAAGAAAAGGAGCTGCTATATGCAGCTTTCTTTGTTTGTGGATATTACACTAATACTAGTGGTGAGCAGAAAAGGTTATGCTCTCCGTTGGTCTATTATAATGCTGAAATAGAACAGCGAGAAGATTTTTACTACTTGTCTGTAAAGCCCGACAGTCGGAAGATCAATTATCCTTTAGTGAACTTACTCACAGAATCTGGTACTAATGATCAGCTATACGATCAATTGCATGATCGCCTGCCTCATGAGCTTATGCCTTTTGATAAAATTGCAGGTGTAATAGAGCTATGTAATAACTTTTTTGATCAGGTAGATGCTCAGAGCCTTTACGGCTATCCTGATAATCTTTCGCTTAAGGAAATTAAAAAGGTCATTTCAAGTCTTAAGAGCAATAAAGCAGGGAAATTAAAGCTCGTTCCTGCCAGTATGCTCGGTGTAGTAGCTAAGTCTAGTAATACTAGGGGAGTACTCAATGAGCTGAAGGAAATGATTACTGAGGAAGAGTATTCTGCGCCATTACAATATTTGCTAGACGAGAATCCTGCTATTTCATCTACTTCAGGGGATTATATTAAAGGAAGGATTCCGGTAATTCTGAGTGAGGCACAGCAAGTGATACTTAAGTCTGGCGCAGAGCATCCTGTTACTATGATTGTGGGGCCTCCTGGTACAGGCAAGAGTTATACCATTGGCGCTCTGGCTATTGAGCATATGAGTAGGGGTGAGTCTGTACTTATAGCTTCCCGAACGGACGAGGCAGTAGATGTTATAATTTCTAAAGTAGCTTCTCAGCTGGGCATAGACAGGTGCGTAATTCGTGGAGGCAGAAAGAGAAGGTATCTCACTCCGCTGATGCGTTTTTTGAAGGCTTTGCTGAGTAGGGCGAATAAACTTCGTTACCTGATTGAAGAGTTTGGTATTGCTGGCAGAATGGATGCATTTAAGCTGGCGAAACGGATTACTGAACTGAAAGGGAAATTACAGGAGCTGGAAGAGGACACCCGTACACTGGAGGAAAGCCTGATCTTAGAAGTGGATAATGAAATGCGCTGGGGTGATTACCTTAGTAAGGAGAGAGAAGGTTTATGGAATTGGCTTAAAACGGAATATCTTGATTTAAGGAATAGGTACCAAACACCGGTTTGGAAGATTAGCGAGCGACTGGGAGAGGCAGATGAGCAAAAAATAGAGCAGACTCTGGAGTTGATTAAGCTGAAATATGTATTTCAGATTTTGGAAGTGCTAGAGCATAATTGGAATGATATAAAGCAGTTTAGAGAGGGACTTGGGCTGGCTAGTGATACAGAAACGCTTAAGCTCTTTTCTAAAATAGACTTTAAGGCGATTCTTAAAGCTTTTCCTATTTGGGCTGTTACAATGGCTGATGTAAAAGATGTATTGCCTTTTACTAAGGAAATGTTTGATGTAGTAATTATAGATGAAGCTACTCAATGTGATATTGCCAGCTGTCTGCCTCTGATGCAACGAGCCAAAAGAGTGGTGTTTGCAGGAGATCCATGCCAGCTGAAGCATGTTTCTTTCTTATCAACTGACCTGCAGACCATATTTAGAGAAAAGCATGGCTTGCAAGCGATGAACCCTGAGCATCTCAACGACAGAAGCAAGAGCATTCTTGATTTAGTAATGAGTAAGCTCCATTCCGGGGATCAAATAGCTATGCTCGATGAACATTTTCGTAGTGTTGAGCCCATTATAGCTTTTAGTAACCAGCAATTTTATGATAATAACCTTCATATCATGACTAGCAGGCCAGATCATCAGCCAGATAGCATAGTTATGGAGATGTGCGAAGGTAAGCGAGAGAAAAGAGGTTATAATGAAAAGGAAGCCAGTCTTATTATCAAGCGAATAAGAACATTAATTGATGAGGAAGAAGGGCTGGAAGCAGGAATAGCTACCTCTGTGGGCATACTGTCTCCATTTAGAGGCCAGGTCGATTATCTTGGTGAATTACTGGTTAATGCATTTACCATTAGCGAGATAGAAAAGCATCAGCTTAGAGTAGGTACGGCCTATAGTTTTCAGGGTGAAGAAAGAGACATCATGCATTTATCTTTTGCGGTAGACAAGGATACGCACCATTCGGCTTTCATACATCTTAATAAAGAAGATGTGTTTAACGTGTCAATCACCAGAGCCAGACAAAGGCAATATTTGTATTTATCAATTAAGCCAGAAGAACTTAAAAAGGAGTCGTTATTTAGTATGTATGTTCAGTCTGTAAATAAGCAAAGGCTTAAGTACCAGAATGAAGACGCAGAGCTGCACGACCGCTTTTTAGATGAAGTGTCAGAGGCATTAACAGAAGCAGGAATAAATGAAATGTGGCCTAACTATCAGGTAGCAGGCTTGAGTATGGATTTGTTATTGAAAAAAGAAAACAGATACATAGGTGTCGACTTGATAGGTTTTCCCGGCGCTTATGAGTCAGCTTACGGCGTGGAGCGATACAGGATACTTCATAGAGCAGGCATTAAAGTATTTCCATTGCCTTATTCAGATTGGTATTTCGAAAGAGAGGAGACTTTGAAGGCACTTAACCTGTTTATTAATAATTAA
- a CDS encoding potassium channel family protein has translation MNYIVIGLGNFGSTLSVALTEMGFEVIGIDKDMDRVNAFKDSIAHTMRMDSGDKTAMETLPLKECEAVIVCIGEDFGASVLATATLKELGAKKIIGRAISDLHRTVIDAIGVHEIVSPESESATRLAKRLQLKDVIDSFELSPDYNILEIEIPERYIGKTILQSDFRSEYNLNVITIIRKVKKKNMLGHETYKKQALGVVSPETQLNKEDILVVFGSNKDIKRAFETGD, from the coding sequence ATGAACTACATTGTTATAGGATTAGGAAATTTCGGTTCAACCTTGTCTGTAGCGCTTACAGAGATGGGTTTTGAAGTAATCGGGATAGATAAAGACATGGATAGAGTAAATGCTTTTAAGGATAGCATTGCTCACACTATGCGTATGGATTCGGGTGATAAGACCGCCATGGAAACGTTGCCTTTAAAGGAATGTGAAGCTGTGATAGTTTGTATTGGAGAAGACTTTGGTGCTTCTGTACTGGCCACTGCCACGCTAAAAGAACTTGGTGCTAAAAAGATTATAGGCAGAGCCATTTCTGATCTTCACCGCACGGTGATTGATGCCATTGGGGTGCATGAGATTGTAAGCCCTGAAAGTGAATCTGCCACCAGACTAGCTAAAAGGCTACAGCTAAAAGATGTGATCGACTCCTTTGAACTTTCTCCTGATTACAACATTCTTGAAATAGAAATTCCTGAGCGCTATATTGGCAAAACGATATTACAAAGCGACTTCCGAAGCGAATACAACCTTAACGTAATCACCATCATAAGAAAGGTAAAGAAAAAGAACATGCTTGGGCATGAAACTTACAAGAAACAGGCACTAGGTGTAGTATCTCCTGAAACTCAGCTTAATAAAGAAGACATATTAGTGGTTTTTGGTAGCAACAAAGACATAAAAAGAGCCTTTGAAACAGGAGACTGA
- a CDS encoding TrkH family potassium uptake protein — protein MKLFHNIDIEEPKGLFSRSLAWMLDKGLFFISLIAFISVIVEAGFKLPEWTTASIQFYYLICIFCFIATLSVRVITTFLYGKSSKRILFSEYFLFAILVIILFFHWLVPEGEESKLIIGGIASDLSIIRFHVIILFIIEFSKRSLQFQKLDINPAVLFTGSFLLLILIGTLLLMLPKATNNGISLIDALFTSTSAVCVTGLAVLDTSKDFTHFGQVIILILIQIGGLGIMTFTSFFGFFFKRNSSIENTLFIQDFINEKRMSKIVSTTLKIIGFTLFLELLGSVLIFFTIHDQMSEPGEAVWFSLFHSISAFCNAGFSTLAQGLYDPVVRHVYSLHLVISALIILGGIGFPVIFDVYNSFKYTFSQRFYHWCGEGQYRHKGRHLTVHTKIVLVTTAVLLVVGFAAYFWAEQHNTLVGLSWYEQIIVSIFGSVTPRTAGFNTVDMSKLAVPTVLIYLILMWIGASPGSTGGGLKTTTFAVAVLNTLSIAKHKTRVELFRREISNESVRKAFSVIIMSFLVIGLSVFFVTLYNPEMPLIAVAFECFSAFSTVGLSLGITHDLHVLSKIVIIITMFIGRVGTLTILVALIRKAKTHTYQYPHESVFIT, from the coding sequence TTGAAGTTGTTTCACAACATCGACATTGAAGAGCCCAAGGGCCTATTTTCCAGATCCTTGGCTTGGATGCTTGACAAGGGACTATTTTTTATAAGCCTAATAGCTTTTATAAGTGTAATAGTTGAAGCCGGATTTAAGCTACCTGAATGGACCACAGCCAGTATTCAGTTTTATTACTTAATCTGCATCTTCTGTTTTATCGCCACATTGTCAGTGAGGGTTATAACTACCTTCTTGTACGGCAAGTCCAGTAAAAGGATACTCTTTTCTGAATATTTTTTATTTGCCATACTAGTGATCATTCTTTTCTTTCACTGGCTGGTGCCAGAAGGAGAAGAAAGTAAACTCATAATTGGCGGCATAGCATCAGATCTTTCTATTATCAGGTTTCATGTAATCATTCTATTCATTATTGAGTTTTCAAAACGCTCATTACAGTTTCAGAAACTAGACATTAACCCTGCCGTACTTTTTACTGGTAGTTTCCTATTACTCATACTTATTGGTACGCTATTACTCATGCTGCCTAAAGCTACCAATAACGGCATTTCACTCATAGATGCATTATTTACATCAACCAGTGCCGTTTGTGTTACCGGACTGGCGGTGCTAGACACTTCTAAAGACTTTACACACTTTGGCCAGGTAATTATACTCATCCTTATACAAATTGGGGGTTTAGGAATAATGACCTTTACCAGCTTCTTCGGCTTCTTCTTTAAACGTAATTCCAGTATTGAAAATACCCTTTTTATACAGGATTTTATTAATGAAAAGCGGATGAGTAAAATTGTGAGTACCACCCTAAAAATCATCGGTTTTACCCTCTTTTTAGAGCTGCTAGGCAGTGTGCTTATATTTTTCACTATTCATGATCAAATGTCAGAACCTGGTGAAGCGGTATGGTTTTCGCTATTCCATTCTATCTCCGCCTTCTGTAATGCAGGTTTCTCTACCTTAGCGCAAGGACTATATGATCCGGTAGTAAGGCACGTTTATTCACTGCACCTGGTCATTTCAGCTCTTATAATATTAGGAGGAATAGGCTTCCCAGTAATATTTGATGTTTACAATAGCTTTAAATACACCTTCTCTCAAAGGTTTTATCACTGGTGCGGAGAAGGACAATATAGACACAAAGGACGTCATTTAACGGTTCACACTAAAATAGTGCTAGTAACTACCGCAGTGTTACTTGTAGTAGGTTTTGCCGCTTACTTCTGGGCCGAGCAGCACAATACACTGGTGGGATTATCATGGTATGAACAAATTATAGTATCTATCTTCGGTTCTGTTACACCTCGTACCGCGGGTTTTAACACTGTAGACATGAGTAAACTAGCTGTGCCTACCGTATTAATATACCTCATACTGATGTGGATCGGCGCCTCTCCTGGTTCTACCGGAGGGGGTTTGAAAACCACCACTTTTGCTGTGGCCGTATTGAACACGCTGAGCATAGCCAAGCATAAAACCAGAGTGGAACTGTTTAGAAGAGAAATCTCTAACGAATCCGTAAGAAAGGCCTTTTCTGTCATTATCATGTCTTTCTTAGTAATAGGATTATCGGTATTTTTTGTGACCCTATATAATCCGGAGATGCCGCTTATTGCAGTGGCTTTTGAATGCTTCTCTGCTTTTAGCACCGTAGGCTTAAGCCTGGGCATTACTCATGACTTACACGTACTGAGCAAGATCGTGATCATAATCACTATGTTTATAGGCCGTGTAGGTACATTAACCATTCTTGTTGCACTAATAAGAAAGGCCAAAACACATACTTATCAATATCCGCACGAAAGTGTATTTATTACTTAA